A genome region from Chitinophagales bacterium includes the following:
- a CDS encoding CvpA family protein, producing the protein MIIDIFFLVFLCVGFWWGYTKGIIYSVFSLFAYFLGIIGALKFSYMAATFVKEKLHPDPKFTAVISFILVFVIVVILVRVVAWALENILQSFSLNFVNQIVGGAIHAAVGIYVFCVLIWFINKWGVLSETQKKTSHVYSYVHDTAPTVIEYSGKIIPMFKDAFHNFETLLEKK; encoded by the coding sequence ATGATTATAGACATCTTCTTTTTAGTTTTTCTTTGCGTTGGATTTTGGTGGGGTTACACCAAAGGCATTATATATTCCGTATTCTCTTTGTTTGCTTACTTCTTGGGCATTATCGGTGCTTTAAAATTCTCTTACATGGCCGCCACTTTTGTAAAAGAAAAACTCCATCCCGATCCCAAATTCACGGCCGTTATTTCATTCATTTTAGTATTTGTAATTGTGGTTATACTGGTGCGTGTAGTTGCTTGGGCGCTTGAAAATATTCTACAATCGTTTTCGCTTAACTTTGTAAATCAAATTGTTGGCGGAGCTATTCATGCAGCAGTAGGCATTTATGTTTTTTGTGTGCTTATATGGTTCATCAATAAATGGGGTGTGCTATCCGAAACGCAGAAAAAAACATCGCACGTATATAGCTATGTGCACGATACCGCACCAACTGTAATTGAATATTCAGGAAAAATAATTCCAATGTTTAAAGATGCTTTTCACAACTTTGAAACGTTGCTCGAAAAAAAATAA
- a CDS encoding DUF853 family protein has protein sequence MATKEAFSQHIQGGYEFKGEYIVLGTAIFEGSPLPQTLVKAPLKTFNRHGLIAGATGTGKTKTLQVIAEQLSGAGVPCLLMDIKGDLSGIATAGVSNAKIEERHAHIGIEWKAAGSPVEFLTLSTENGARLRATVSEFGPVLFSKILDLNDTQQGVVALIFKYCDDNALPLLDLKDFKKVMHYLTNDGKQQAEEQYGKISTATTSTILRKIIELEQQGAEKFFGELSFDVEDLVRVDENGKGILSIIRLTDIQDKPKLFSTFMLSLLAEVYREFPEEGDSGRPKFVIFIDEAHLIFNEASKALLDQIETIVKLIRSKGVGVFFCTQNPMDIPDSVLAQLGMKVQHSLRAFTAKDRVQIKKTAENYPLSEFYKTEELLTSLGMGEALISVLNEKGSPTPLAATLLQAPRSRMDVLTTEEISGIVSKSHIARKYNQEIDRESAFEILNKKLQNIAEQQPSAANNAPAAGKTVEPQSTISKTGEVISDIVNSSAGRTILREVTRGLLGMFLGKSSRRR, from the coding sequence ATGGCAACTAAAGAAGCATTTAGCCAGCACATCCAAGGCGGCTACGAATTTAAAGGAGAATATATTGTATTAGGCACTGCTATTTTTGAGGGTAGTCCGCTACCGCAAACATTGGTAAAAGCGCCCCTAAAAACCTTTAATAGGCACGGCCTCATTGCCGGAGCCACAGGCACAGGAAAAACAAAAACACTACAAGTTATTGCCGAGCAGTTGAGCGGAGCAGGCGTTCCTTGTTTGCTAATGGATATTAAAGGCGATTTAAGCGGCATTGCTACTGCGGGAGTTTCCAATGCAAAAATTGAAGAACGGCATGCACACATTGGCATCGAATGGAAAGCTGCCGGAAGCCCTGTTGAATTCCTAACGCTCAGCACCGAAAACGGAGCAAGGCTACGTGCCACCGTAAGTGAATTTGGCCCTGTACTGTTTTCAAAAATTTTAGACTTAAACGACACCCAACAAGGCGTAGTTGCCCTTATTTTTAAGTATTGCGATGACAACGCTCTACCATTGCTCGACCTTAAAGACTTTAAGAAGGTAATGCACTATCTTACCAACGATGGAAAACAACAAGCCGAAGAGCAATACGGAAAAATTTCAACAGCAACTACTTCTACCATACTCCGCAAAATAATTGAGTTGGAACAGCAAGGTGCCGAAAAGTTTTTTGGCGAACTTTCTTTTGATGTAGAAGACTTGGTAAGAGTAGATGAAAATGGGAAAGGAATACTTTCTATCATCCGCCTAACCGATATTCAAGATAAACCAAAGTTGTTTTCAACTTTTATGTTGAGTTTGTTGGCAGAGGTGTACCGCGAATTTCCGGAAGAAGGCGATAGCGGCAGACCTAAATTTGTAATTTTTATAGACGAAGCCCATTTAATCTTTAACGAAGCCAGCAAGGCGCTTTTAGACCAGATTGAAACTATCGTAAAACTTATTCGCAGTAAAGGTGTTGGCGTGTTTTTCTGCACACAAAACCCAATGGATATTCCCGATAGCGTACTCGCACAATTGGGTATGAAAGTACAACACTCACTTAGAGCCTTTACCGCAAAAGACAGGGTGCAAATAAAAAAAACAGCAGAAAACTATCCGCTAAGCGAGTTTTACAAAACCGAAGAGCTACTTACTTCGCTCGGTATGGGCGAAGCGCTCATAAGTGTGCTAAACGAAAAAGGCTCGCCCACTCCTTTAGCCGCCACACTATTGCAGGCACCACGCTCGCGTATGGATGTATTAACTACTGAAGAAATTTCGGGCATTGTGTCTAAATCGCACATTGCACGCAAATACAACCAAGAAATAGATCGCGAAAGTGCATTTGAAATCCTAAATAAAAAGTTGCAGAACATTGCAGAACAGCAACCGTCTGCTGCCAATAATGCACCTGCTGCCGGAAAAACCGTAGAACCACAAAGCACTATCAGCAAAACCGGTGAAGTAATTTCCGACATTGTGAATAGTTCTGCCGGCAGAACTATTTTGCGCGAAGTAACCAGAGGTTTACTAGGCATGTTTTTAGGTAAATCTTCTAGAAGAAGATAA
- the trmB gene encoding tRNA (guanosine(46)-N7)-methyltransferase TrmB has translation MSGRKDKKKKIAEIGTFSNVLQCFEFKQPILYNAANEVVDCKGKWSKEIFGNDNEIVVELACGKGDYTIALAKKYPDKNFIGVDIKGPRIHTGAKICLEENISNVRFARFKIENIQHFFAPKELSEIWITFPDPFPKDGHEKHRLTYKTFLEKYKPLLQENGVVNLKTDDLDFFRYSKESIELFGASIHYYKEDIYAAALDFDTLEIKTFYERQHLAAGRKINFLRFGY, from the coding sequence ATGAGCGGAAGAAAGGATAAGAAGAAAAAGATTGCTGAAATAGGCACTTTTTCTAACGTATTGCAATGTTTTGAATTCAAGCAGCCCATATTGTATAATGCTGCTAACGAAGTGGTAGATTGCAAGGGCAAATGGAGTAAAGAAATATTCGGAAACGATAATGAAATAGTAGTAGAGTTGGCGTGTGGTAAAGGCGATTACACGATTGCATTGGCAAAAAAGTATCCCGATAAAAATTTTATTGGTGTAGATATTAAAGGGCCGCGTATCCACACAGGTGCTAAAATTTGCTTAGAAGAAAATATAAGCAACGTTCGTTTTGCACGCTTTAAAATTGAAAATATACAACACTTCTTTGCACCAAAAGAGCTGAGCGAAATATGGATTACTTTTCCTGATCCCTTTCCCAAAGATGGGCACGAAAAGCATAGGCTTACCTATAAAACCTTCTTAGAGAAGTATAAACCTCTCTTGCAAGAAAATGGAGTGGTAAACCTGAAAACAGATGATTTGGATTTCTTTCGGTACAGCAAAGAAAGCATCGAGTTGTTTGGTGCAAGCATTCATTATTACAAAGAAGATATTTATGCCGCAGCACTCGATTTCGATACATTAGAAATTAAAACATTCTACGAGCGCCAGCATTTGGCAGCAGGCAGAAAGATCAACTTTTTAAGGTTTGGTTATTAG
- the lon gene encoding endopeptidase La yields the protein MTFEILPPNGDEEGDFLPIIPEDEDSAKTRDIPLEMPILPLRNTVLFPGVAIPITVGRDKSILAVKEAYKTNKLIGVVGQSDPSIEEPEYNDLFKIGTVAHILRMIKMPDGSSTAIIQGRNRFVATSLISSDPFIKAKIELLEDSMPINDKEFDVSLETIKDLANNIIKLNPQIPSDASILLKNINSPITLVHFISSNLNIEIKKKQELLEIADMRERIKRVLKYLQDELQMLEMKNEIQNKVRNEFDKQQRDYFLNQQLKTIQEELGMSSPDKDIQRLREKLEHLNPPKQVRETVEKELDKLQRMNPAAAEFSVVMNYIDTVLDLPWGVYTQDQFNIKKSKQVLDADHYGIDKVKERILEYLAVLKLKGDMKSPILCLVGPPGVGKTSLGQSIAKALGRKYVRVALGGLHDEAEIRGHRKTYIGAMPGRIIQSLKKAKSSNPVMILDEIDKIGNDFRGDPSSALLEVLDPEQNNAFYDNYLELEYDLSKVLFIATANSLSTIQSALRDRMEIIPLEGYSIEEKIQIAKKHLVQKQIENHGLKKKQVSLSDAVLESLIEQYTKESGVRELDRVLAAVMRHTARKVAEGIKYQPTVKTDDLPKILGPEKFDKSIYAEEHQPGVSVGLAYTSVGGDILFIETTLSKGSGNLTITGNLGDVMKESATIAVTFLKANAEKLGINPEVFKHVNIHIHVPEGAVPKDGPSAGITLLTALASLFTQRRVKPYLAMTGEITLRGKVMPVGGIKEKILAAKRAGIKEIVIGEKNRKNVEEINSDFIKGVRFTYVNNMDEVLEAALQKTKVKNAIRLENFIPAKSEKF from the coding sequence ATGACTTTTGAAATATTACCGCCAAACGGAGATGAAGAAGGCGATTTTCTCCCCATTATTCCAGAAGATGAAGATTCGGCCAAAACCCGCGATATTCCTTTGGAAATGCCTATTCTGCCCTTGCGAAACACCGTGCTGTTTCCGGGCGTTGCCATTCCTATTACCGTAGGCAGAGATAAAAGTATCTTGGCTGTCAAAGAGGCATATAAAACCAATAAATTGATTGGGGTTGTCGGTCAATCTGACCCAAGTATCGAAGAGCCCGAATACAACGATTTGTTTAAAATAGGCACAGTAGCGCATATTTTACGCATGATAAAAATGCCCGATGGTTCCAGTACTGCCATCATTCAAGGGCGCAACCGTTTTGTAGCTACTTCCTTAATAAGTTCCGATCCGTTTATTAAAGCAAAAATTGAATTGCTCGAAGATAGCATGCCAATAAACGATAAGGAGTTCGATGTTTCGCTTGAAACCATTAAAGATTTGGCCAACAATATCATAAAGCTAAATCCACAAATTCCTTCAGATGCTTCTATTTTATTGAAGAACATAAACAGTCCCATAACGCTGGTACACTTTATTTCTTCAAACTTAAATATTGAAATAAAGAAGAAACAAGAACTGCTTGAAATAGCCGACATGCGTGAACGCATCAAGCGCGTGCTCAAGTATTTGCAAGACGAACTGCAGATGCTTGAAATGAAAAACGAAATTCAAAACAAAGTACGCAATGAATTCGATAAGCAGCAGCGCGATTATTTCTTGAACCAACAGCTAAAAACCATTCAGGAAGAACTGGGCATGAGTTCGCCCGATAAAGATATTCAGCGCTTGCGCGAAAAGTTAGAACACCTGAACCCACCCAAGCAAGTACGCGAAACGGTAGAAAAAGAGTTAGATAAACTACAGCGCATGAATCCTGCTGCAGCAGAGTTTAGCGTAGTAATGAATTATATTGATACTGTACTCGATTTGCCGTGGGGAGTTTACACGCAAGATCAATTTAATATAAAGAAGTCGAAGCAGGTATTGGATGCCGACCATTATGGAATAGACAAGGTAAAAGAGCGCATACTCGAATACCTTGCGGTGCTTAAATTGAAAGGCGATATGAAAAGCCCAATTTTATGCTTGGTGGGCCCTCCCGGAGTTGGAAAAACATCTTTAGGGCAAAGTATAGCCAAGGCTTTAGGTAGAAAATATGTGCGCGTGGCACTAGGCGGCTTACACGATGAGGCCGAAATTCGTGGACACCGGAAAACCTATATCGGAGCCATGCCGGGTAGAATTATTCAATCGCTCAAGAAGGCAAAAAGTAGCAATCCGGTAATGATTTTAGATGAGATTGATAAAATAGGAAACGATTTTCGTGGCGATCCTTCCAGCGCTTTATTAGAAGTGTTGGATCCAGAACAAAACAATGCTTTCTACGATAATTATCTAGAGTTAGAATACGACTTGAGCAAAGTACTTTTTATTGCTACTGCCAATTCGCTTTCTACCATTCAATCGGCACTGCGCGACCGCATGGAAATTATTCCTTTAGAAGGGTATTCTATCGAAGAAAAAATACAAATTGCCAAGAAGCATTTAGTACAAAAGCAGATAGAAAACCACGGCTTAAAGAAAAAGCAAGTAAGCCTTTCGGATGCAGTACTCGAAAGCCTGATAGAGCAATACACCAAAGAAAGCGGTGTGCGCGAACTCGACCGCGTTTTGGCAGCAGTAATGCGCCATACAGCAAGAAAAGTTGCCGAAGGAATTAAATATCAACCAACCGTAAAGACAGATGATTTACCTAAGATTTTAGGCCCCGAAAAATTCGATAAAAGTATTTATGCCGAAGAGCACCAGCCCGGTGTGTCTGTTGGTTTGGCTTATACTTCTGTAGGAGGCGATATTTTGTTTATAGAAACAACCTTGAGCAAAGGCAGCGGTAACCTTACCATTACAGGCAACTTGGGCGATGTAATGAAAGAAAGCGCAACCATAGCCGTAACTTTCTTAAAAGCCAATGCCGAAAAATTAGGTATTAACCCGGAAGTATTTAAGCATGTAAATATTCATATTCACGTACCCGAAGGGGCTGTACCAAAAGATGGCCCAAGTGCCGGTATTACTTTGCTTACAGCCTTGGCATCGCTATTTACGCAACGCAGGGTAAAACCTTACCTTGCCATGACGGGCGAAATTACGTTGCGCGGAAAAGTAATGCCGGTAGGTGGTATTAAAGAAAAAATTCTGGCAGCTAAGCGTGCGGGAATTAAAGAAATAGTAATAGGTGAAAAGAACCGTAAGAACGTAGAAGAAATAAACAGCGATTTTATTAAAGGAGTACGATTTACCTATGTAAATAATATGGATGAAGTATTGGAAGCAGCCTTGCAAAAAACAAAAGTTAAAAATGCAATACGCTTAGAAAACTTTATTCCCGCCAAAAGCGAAAAATTTTAG
- a CDS encoding aspartate-semialdehyde dehydrogenase, protein MKVAVVGATGLVGTKILQVLAERNFPVTEVIPVASEKSVGKTVLFKGKEVTVKSYKDAIAAKPDVAIFSAGGSTSKQIAPEFAAAGITVIDNSSAWRMEPNIPLVVPEVNAHVLSAKDKIIANPNCSTIQMVMVLKPLHDKYKIKRVVVSTYQSVTGTGKKAVDQLLAEREKKEGVEKAYAYQIDLNLLPHIDVFLENGYTKEEMKMVNETQKIMGDNSIKVTATTVRVPVMGGHSESVNIEFEKDFNLAEVREVLTHAPGVVVYDDVKNLLYPMPILAHDKDETFVGRIRRDETQANTLNCWIVSDNLRKGAATNAIQIAEYLMEKNLL, encoded by the coding sequence ATGAAAGTAGCCGTAGTAGGTGCAACCGGATTGGTAGGCACCAAAATTCTGCAAGTATTGGCAGAAAGAAATTTTCCGGTAACTGAAGTTATTCCTGTGGCTTCAGAAAAATCGGTAGGGAAAACTGTTTTGTTTAAAGGAAAAGAAGTAACCGTAAAGAGCTACAAAGATGCTATTGCTGCCAAGCCGGATGTAGCTATTTTTTCGGCAGGTGGCAGCACCTCCAAGCAAATAGCTCCGGAATTTGCTGCTGCAGGAATTACCGTAATAGACAATTCTTCGGCATGGCGTATGGAGCCTAACATTCCTTTGGTGGTACCGGAAGTAAACGCACATGTACTTTCTGCAAAAGACAAAATTATTGCCAACCCCAATTGCTCTACCATACAAATGGTAATGGTTTTAAAACCATTGCACGATAAGTATAAAATAAAAAGAGTAGTAGTTTCTACATACCAAAGTGTTACCGGCACCGGAAAAAAAGCAGTAGACCAACTTCTGGCTGAGCGCGAAAAGAAAGAAGGCGTGGAAAAAGCTTACGCTTACCAAATTGACCTTAACTTATTGCCCCACATAGATGTTTTTTTAGAAAACGGCTACACTAAAGAAGAAATGAAAATGGTGAACGAAACCCAAAAAATTATGGGCGACAACTCCATTAAAGTTACTGCTACCACGGTGCGCGTGCCTGTAATGGGCGGGCACAGCGAGAGCGTAAATATTGAATTTGAAAAAGATTTTAACTTGGCAGAAGTACGTGAAGTGCTTACACACGCTCCCGGTGTGGTGGTGTACGATGACGTAAAGAATCTTTTGTATCCCATGCCCATTTTGGCACACGATAAAGACGAAACTTTTGTGGGCAGAATTAGGCGCGATGAAACACAAGCCAATACATTAAACTGCTGGATTGTATCCGACAATTTGCGCAAAGGTGCTGCCACCAATGCCATACAAATTGCCGAATACTTAATGGAAAAAAACTTACTGTAA
- the uvrA gene encoding excinuclease ABC subunit UvrA, with amino-acid sequence MSANSTPNVQQQHITEPQHIFIKGARVHNLKNVDVELPKHQLIVVTGVSGSGKSSLTIDTLYAEGQRRYVESLSAYARQFLSRMDKPDVDYIKGLCPAIAIEQKVSTRTTRSSVGSLTEIYDYLRLLFARVGVTYSPSSGEEVSKHEVNDVVNFIFSLPQSEKVYILFIAKAKKKLEEELKLLLQKGFSRIKWGENIVRIEDALENESIVKSKEKFVEVVVDRLVINLEDEELAARVADSVQTAFNEGGGECVVEYGSNKKRLFSDKFEADGIVFELPSPNLFNFNNPYGACKTCEGFGTVMGLDEDLVFPDKTLSVYEGAIAPWKGEKMSEWAEPLIKKGILFDFPIHRAYCDLSDAEKKLLWTGNEYFHGLTYFFQHLEEKSYKIQYRVMLSRYRGRTTCPDCKGSRIRKDALYVRVRASQASAEGKQKGKMQYSIADMLLMPIKQLHLVVNNLILTPQEQKIAERILTEIRNRVATMMEVGLGYLTLNRLSNTLSGGETQRINLTRSIGSNLTSSLYILDEPSIGLHQHDTENLIRVLKELRDLGNTVVVVEHDEDIMRQSDHIVDMGPEAGVFGGKLVYNDTPENLMKYADSLTAKYLNGQLEIPVPGVRKKPVNFIDVKGASQHNLKNVEARFPLNALTVVTGVSGSGKTTLVKKILYPALLQRFDGGGEKPGVFRELSGDIKRITGIEMIDQNPLGRSSRSNPVTYVKAYDTIRELFATRQLSKMRGYQPSTFSFNVEGGRCEVCKGDGEVVVEMQFLADVHLKCEACSGRKFKEDVLEVQYKEKNIFDVLELSVDEAMEFFSDQRDVYQKLKPLQDVGLGYVKLGQSSSTLSGGEAQRVKLASFLQKGAGAHPLLFIFDEPTTGLHFHDINKLMSAFNQLLVVGHSIIVIEHNMDVIKCADWLIDLGPVGGDEGGYVLYQGEPEGLLNVSTSLTAKYLKEKLQRK; translated from the coding sequence ATGTCGGCAAATTCAACTCCCAACGTTCAGCAACAACACATAACGGAGCCTCAGCATATTTTTATTAAAGGAGCACGAGTACACAATCTTAAGAATGTAGATGTGGAGTTGCCCAAACATCAACTTATTGTAGTAACAGGTGTTAGCGGCAGCGGCAAATCATCACTTACTATCGATACACTTTATGCCGAAGGGCAACGCAGGTATGTAGAATCGCTTTCAGCTTATGCGCGCCAGTTTTTAAGCCGTATGGATAAGCCCGATGTAGATTATATAAAAGGCTTATGCCCTGCCATTGCAATAGAGCAAAAAGTAAGCACTCGTACCACCCGCTCCAGCGTTGGTTCGCTTACCGAAATCTACGATTACCTCCGATTGTTGTTTGCTCGAGTTGGCGTTACCTATTCGCCTTCCAGTGGTGAAGAAGTAAGCAAGCACGAAGTAAACGATGTGGTGAACTTTATTTTTAGCCTTCCACAAAGCGAGAAGGTATATATTCTTTTTATTGCCAAGGCGAAAAAGAAACTGGAAGAGGAGCTGAAGCTATTGCTGCAAAAGGGCTTTAGTCGTATAAAGTGGGGCGAAAATATTGTGCGGATAGAAGATGCTTTGGAGAATGAAAGTATTGTAAAAAGCAAGGAAAAGTTTGTAGAAGTTGTAGTAGATAGATTGGTAATAAACTTAGAGGATGAAGAGTTGGCAGCACGTGTGGCAGATTCTGTGCAAACAGCTTTTAATGAAGGCGGTGGCGAATGTGTAGTAGAATATGGCAGCAATAAAAAGCGCTTGTTTAGCGATAAGTTTGAGGCCGATGGCATAGTGTTTGAATTGCCTTCGCCCAATCTGTTTAATTTTAATAATCCTTATGGCGCGTGCAAAACCTGCGAGGGATTTGGCACTGTAATGGGTTTAGATGAAGATTTGGTTTTCCCCGATAAAACATTGAGTGTGTATGAAGGCGCAATAGCTCCGTGGAAAGGCGAAAAAATGAGTGAATGGGCAGAGCCACTTATTAAAAAAGGTATTCTTTTCGATTTTCCTATTCACCGCGCTTATTGCGATTTAAGCGATGCCGAAAAAAAACTGCTGTGGACCGGCAATGAGTATTTCCACGGCTTAACTTACTTCTTTCAACATTTGGAAGAAAAGAGCTACAAAATACAATACCGTGTAATGTTGTCGCGCTATCGTGGCAGAACAACCTGCCCCGATTGCAAAGGCTCGCGTATTAGAAAAGATGCGCTGTATGTGAGAGTAAGAGCAAGCCAAGCATCAGCCGAAGGCAAGCAAAAAGGTAAAATGCAATACAGTATTGCCGATATGTTGTTGATGCCCATAAAGCAACTGCACTTGGTGGTAAACAATTTAATACTTACTCCGCAGGAGCAAAAAATAGCAGAGCGCATACTTACCGAAATTCGCAATCGCGTAGCCACTATGATGGAAGTGGGTCTGGGTTATCTTACGCTCAATAGGCTTTCAAATACCTTGAGCGGTGGGGAAACTCAGCGTATTAACTTAACGCGCAGCATTGGCAGCAACCTTACTTCTTCGCTGTATATTTTAGATGAACCAAGTATTGGACTGCACCAGCACGATACCGAAAATTTAATTCGCGTACTTAAAGAATTGCGCGATTTAGGAAATACCGTAGTAGTGGTAGAGCACGATGAAGATATTATGCGCCAAAGCGACCACATTGTGGATATGGGGCCCGAGGCCGGAGTGTTTGGCGGTAAATTGGTGTATAACGATACCCCCGAAAACCTTATGAAGTATGCAGATTCGCTTACTGCAAAGTATCTAAATGGTCAATTAGAAATTCCGGTTCCCGGTGTCCGTAAAAAGCCGGTAAATTTTATAGATGTAAAAGGCGCATCGCAGCATAACTTAAAGAATGTAGAGGCTCGTTTTCCGTTGAATGCACTTACTGTTGTTACAGGCGTGAGCGGCAGTGGAAAAACTACACTGGTAAAGAAAATTTTGTATCCGGCATTATTGCAGCGTTTTGATGGAGGAGGCGAAAAGCCGGGTGTATTTCGTGAACTATCCGGTGATATAAAACGCATTACGGGCATTGAAATGATAGACCAAAATCCATTGGGAAGAAGCTCGCGTAGCAACCCGGTTACATACGTTAAGGCTTACGATACTATTCGTGAACTTTTTGCCACCCGCCAGCTTTCTAAAATGCGCGGTTATCAGCCTTCTACGTTTTCATTTAATGTGGAAGGAGGGCGCTGCGAGGTATGCAAGGGCGATGGTGAAGTAGTAGTGGAAATGCAGTTTCTTGCCGATGTGCACTTAAAATGCGAAGCCTGTAGTGGTAGAAAGTTTAAAGAGGATGTATTGGAGGTTCAGTATAAAGAGAAAAACATTTTTGATGTACTGGAGCTAAGTGTAGATGAAGCAATGGAGTTTTTTAGCGACCAACGCGATGTGTATCAAAAATTGAAGCCATTACAGGATGTGGGTTTGGGCTATGTAAAACTTGGTCAATCTTCTTCCACTTTAAGTGGTGGCGAGGCGCAGCGCGTAAAACTGGCATCATTTTTACAGAAAGGAGCAGGTGCACATCCATTGCTTTTTATTTTCGATGAGCCAACCACAGGCTTGCATTTTCACGACATCAACAAGTTAATGAGCGCCTTTAATCAGTTGCTGGTGGTAGGGCACAGCATTATTGTAATTGAACACAATATGGACGTAATAAAATGTGCCGATTGGCTCATAGATTTAGGTCCGGTAGGTGGCGATGAAGGAGGCTATGTGCTTTACCAAGGGGAACCCGAAGGTTTATTAAATGTAAGCACCAGCCTAACTGCCAAATACTTGAAAGAGAAGCTACAGCGCAAATAA
- a CDS encoding alkaline phosphatase D family protein → MKNIWLIALTIISLQLFSQHNTPSRSVLNPAYAPFYHGVASGDPLTDRVILWTRITTSASTDTVQWQIATDADFNNIVNNGTVTTDATKDFTVKVDATGLQANTWYYYRFAANGVYSVVGRTRTAPVNGVNNLRFAVVSCARFPNGYFHVYRDIVNRNEVDAVLHLGDYIYESGKLSAVPNDTSRNHMPDNEPLTLADYRIRHSQYKLDPDLRDCHRQFPFIAVWDDHETANDSWRGGAAAHDTTTEGNWYNRKDAGMQAYNEWMPIRSTIPNNDSVIYRNMKFGNLADVVMIDTRLEGRDKQIPGLFVSPTDSSLNDTTRRLMSTAQMNWLNNEVKNSTATWKIIGNQVMVAPLTVNSNIVNPDQWDGYPYERKKVLDNILNNNIQNVVFITGDIHCSWANDVPYDTAYNPQTGAGSAAVEFVTTSITSGSELPGFITSALIQSSNPHMKYIELTKRGYVLLDVTEQRVQGDWRHVSDIKLQPFTTTTSASWQVNKGERFLRLAMSPIGAKIGMPALVPDITSGITTTKPNLVSLHCFPNPFTREIFIQYYLFDEGLTTAVVFDKRGRKVFEQTLPGNTVGLHEAALQLEKLSKGTYTLQIATPKGIGLKEVMKID, encoded by the coding sequence ATGAAAAATATTTGGCTTATAGCGCTTACCATTATTTCCCTACAACTTTTTTCACAACACAATACTCCTTCGCGCTCTGTTTTAAATCCGGCTTATGCGCCTTTTTATCATGGAGTAGCAAGTGGCGATCCACTTACCGATCGTGTGATTCTTTGGACGCGCATTACCACCTCCGCTTCTACCGACACCGTACAATGGCAGATTGCCACCGATGCGGATTTTAATAATATAGTAAACAATGGCACCGTAACAACCGATGCCACCAAAGATTTTACCGTAAAGGTAGATGCCACAGGCCTACAAGCAAACACTTGGTATTACTATCGCTTTGCCGCAAACGGTGTGTATTCTGTAGTTGGAAGAACGCGCACAGCACCTGTAAATGGCGTTAATAATTTACGCTTTGCTGTAGTAAGCTGTGCCAGATTTCCGAATGGATATTTCCATGTGTACAGAGATATTGTAAATAGAAACGAAGTAGATGCCGTATTACATTTAGGTGATTACATTTATGAATCAGGCAAATTATCTGCAGTACCCAACGACACCTCGCGCAACCACATGCCCGATAACGAACCACTTACTTTAGCAGATTACAGAATTAGACATTCGCAGTATAAACTCGACCCCGATTTGCGCGACTGCCACCGCCAATTTCCATTCATTGCCGTATGGGACGATCACGAAACTGCCAACGACAGTTGGAGAGGCGGAGCCGCTGCACACGATACCACCACCGAAGGGAACTGGTACAATAGAAAAGATGCAGGCATGCAGGCATACAACGAATGGATGCCTATTCGCTCAACCATCCCCAACAATGATTCTGTAATTTACAGAAATATGAAATTCGGTAACCTTGCAGATGTAGTAATGATAGATACCCGCCTTGAAGGTAGAGACAAACAAATACCCGGTCTATTTGTATCGCCTACCGATTCCAGCCTAAACGACACTACAAGAAGGCTTATGAGTACCGCACAAATGAATTGGCTGAATAATGAAGTGAAAAATTCAACCGCTACATGGAAAATTATTGGCAACCAAGTAATGGTAGCACCACTTACCGTAAATTCCAATATTGTGAATCCCGACCAGTGGGACGGATATCCATACGAACGCAAAAAAGTACTAGACAATATTCTGAATAACAACATTCAAAATGTGGTATTCATTACCGGAGATATTCACTGCTCATGGGCAAACGATGTACCTTACGATACTGCATATAATCCGCAAACAGGCGCAGGCTCTGCTGCAGTAGAGTTTGTAACTACCAGTATTACTAGTGGTAGTGAACTGCCTGGATTTATCACCTCTGCTTTAATACAATCTTCTAACCCACACATGAAGTACATTGAACTCACCAAACGAGGCTATGTATTGCTTGACGTAACCGAGCAGCGTGTTCAAGGCGATTGGAGACATGTTTCAGATATTAAGTTACAACCTTTTACCACCACTACTAGCGCATCGTGGCAGGTAAACAAAGGAGAACGTTTTTTGCGCTTAGCAATGTCGCCTATTGGAGCTAAAATAGGCATGCCTGCATTAGTTCCCGATATTACTTCGGGCATTACCACCACCAAACCAAATTTGGTTTCGTTGCATTGCTTCCCTAATCCTTTTACCAGAGAAATTTTTATTCAATACTATTTATTTGATGAAGGGCTTACCACCGCAGTTGTATTTGATAAAAGAGGACGAAAAGTATTTGAACAAACGCTACCGGGCAACACCGTTGGCTTACACGAAGCAGCCTTACAATTAGAAAAACTATCTAAGGGTACTTATACGCTGCAAATTGCCACGCCAAAAGGAATTGGATTAAAAGAAGTAATGAAAATAGACTAG